The proteins below come from a single Dinghuibacter silviterrae genomic window:
- a CDS encoding P-loop NTPase family protein yields the protein MITIDNYFKEISSVDLSSLNDTLRKGHELLVESTENGTNLDNYYESDEIRRIVDLYLSELNKFLERKAPPAPTGKGKSSSGRQNSRRRKASVREHTATTEETRESISPRIPDMVERIPEELRFIRRFINMNGKSKTKEEILRFINSLQKSILEKRIRKTSAFAEQIRFIQDQLIDVYNSMKTKIKIELKPETLDSLKVLLGGQKIMPSINFIKRYISLNGKIGVKEQAKKLLEQINRAIEKGKITDSDSYIIEIHDIKKNLHAFVTGREQKTLDIEKATLNGLNGALGCSCQSKRAEKPVLMNSMDFAGLEFETIGLLGKWYDLIGDPSPGFTAMVFGRPKMGKSWLCVDFAGYLARNHGTVLFVAKEEGLDLTLQQKLESVKHPRLFVASKLPDDLTQFDFIVLDSVNKLGLTPEDLNRLREDNPGKSFIFIFQTTKAGNFRGANSFQHDVDVVIEVPEPGKAVQFGRFNQGGEMEIFDDRLAA from the coding sequence ATGATTACGATTGACAACTATTTTAAAGAAATATCATCGGTTGACTTGTCCTCACTGAATGATACTTTAAGGAAAGGCCATGAGCTCCTTGTCGAATCCACCGAGAATGGTACAAACTTGGACAACTACTATGAAAGCGACGAAATCCGAAGGATCGTAGATCTTTACCTGTCCGAGCTCAACAAGTTTTTGGAAAGGAAAGCACCTCCAGCGCCGACGGGCAAAGGAAAGTCATCCTCCGGGCGGCAAAATTCACGTCGCCGTAAAGCTAGTGTTCGAGAACATACCGCCACCACTGAAGAAACCCGGGAGTCAATTTCGCCACGTATACCGGACATGGTTGAGCGTATCCCCGAGGAATTGCGTTTTATCAGGCGCTTTATAAATATGAATGGCAAGTCCAAAACCAAGGAAGAAATTCTCCGGTTTATCAACTCCCTTCAAAAATCTATCCTGGAAAAGCGTATCCGAAAGACCTCAGCCTTCGCGGAACAAATTCGCTTTATCCAGGATCAATTGATAGACGTGTACAATTCGATGAAGACTAAAATAAAGATCGAATTGAAGCCTGAGACCCTTGACTCCCTAAAGGTATTGTTGGGAGGACAGAAAATTATGCCCTCTATTAATTTTATCAAACGCTATATCAGCCTCAACGGAAAGATCGGCGTAAAAGAGCAAGCAAAAAAGCTCCTGGAACAGATCAATCGAGCTATAGAGAAAGGCAAAATTACGGACAGTGATTCTTATATTATCGAGATACATGACATTAAAAAGAACCTTCATGCTTTCGTAACCGGTAGGGAACAAAAGACCCTTGATATTGAAAAGGCCACTCTGAATGGGCTCAATGGCGCCCTGGGCTGTTCCTGTCAGTCGAAAAGAGCTGAAAAACCGGTATTGATGAACAGCATGGACTTTGCCGGGCTGGAATTCGAGACCATCGGGTTGTTGGGCAAATGGTATGACTTGATCGGGGACCCGTCTCCAGGTTTTACAGCAATGGTCTTCGGTAGGCCCAAAATGGGGAAGTCTTGGCTTTGTGTTGATTTCGCGGGGTACTTGGCCCGCAATCATGGGACGGTCCTTTTTGTGGCAAAAGAAGAAGGCCTGGACTTGACTTTACAGCAGAAACTGGAATCGGTCAAACATCCCCGACTTTTTGTTGCCTCAAAGCTCCCGGATGATTTGACGCAATTCGATTTTATTGTCCTGGACAGCGTGAATAAACTCGGGCTTACGCCGGAAGACCTGAACAGGTTGAGAGAGGACAATCCAGGCAAGTCATTCATTTTTATTTTCCAGACGACGAAAGCGGGGAATTTCCGGGGTGCAAATTCCTTTCAACATGATGTAGATGTCGTGATTGAGGTTCCCGAGCCCGGTAAGGCAGTTCAATTCGGGCGCTTTAACCAGGGCGGGGAAATGGAGATTTTTGACGACAGGCTTGCCGCCTGA